The following proteins are co-located in the Aurantiacibacter atlanticus genome:
- a CDS encoding 2-oxoacid:ferredoxin oxidoreductase subunit beta: MNAPVKIETTLKDWESDQEVRWCPGCGDYAILKAVQRTLPQLGCDPANTVFVSGIGCSSRFPYYIESYGFHTIHGRAPAFATGIKLANPDLDVWLVTGDGDGLSIGGNHMMHVLRRNVNMQIMLFNNEIYGLTKGQASPTSRIGTPSPSTPGGSIDRPAQPCAFALGSGARFVARGFDVSKKLPEVLSAAHAHKGAAFIEIFQNCIVYNKDVFHDFAAPKGAEDNQLWLENGQPMLFAKGEKGITLDRDLLELRVVDVVDGDWEAAGVIVHNVTNRSIAHMLVELPFGEYPMALGVLYDDPRPSFEETTVAENERLSQGKKPDLGALLAKGQTWTVDGTAQDPV, encoded by the coding sequence AGGAAGTACGCTGGTGCCCCGGCTGCGGTGATTATGCGATATTAAAGGCCGTGCAGCGCACCTTGCCGCAACTTGGCTGTGATCCGGCAAACACCGTATTTGTCAGCGGGATCGGCTGCTCCAGCCGCTTCCCCTATTACATCGAAAGCTACGGCTTCCACACGATTCATGGCCGCGCGCCCGCCTTTGCCACCGGCATCAAGCTGGCCAATCCCGATCTGGATGTGTGGCTGGTGACGGGCGATGGTGATGGCCTGTCCATCGGCGGCAACCACATGATGCATGTGCTGCGGCGCAATGTGAACATGCAGATCATGCTGTTCAACAACGAGATTTACGGCCTCACCAAGGGGCAGGCATCACCTACCAGCCGGATCGGCACGCCCAGTCCTTCAACACCGGGCGGTTCTATCGACCGGCCGGCCCAACCATGTGCATTTGCATTGGGATCGGGTGCCCGTTTCGTGGCGCGCGGGTTTGATGTGTCGAAAAAGCTTCCCGAAGTGTTGAGCGCCGCCCATGCGCATAAGGGCGCTGCCTTCATCGAGATTTTCCAGAACTGCATCGTCTACAATAAGGACGTATTCCATGATTTCGCGGCGCCCAAGGGTGCTGAAGACAATCAGCTGTGGCTGGAAAACGGCCAGCCGATGTTGTTTGCCAAGGGCGAGAAGGGCATCACGCTTGATCGTGACCTGCTTGAACTCAGGGTCGTCGACGTGGTCGATGGCGATTGGGAGGCAGCCGGGGTGATCGTGCACAATGTCACCAACCGATCCATCGCCCACATGCTGGTGGAATTGCCTTTTGGCGAATATCCGATGGCACTGGGCGTCCTGTATGATGATCCTCGTCCTTCGTTCGAGGAAACTACGGTGGCGGAGAATGAACGTTTGAGCCAAGGGAAGAAACCCGATTTGGGCGCATTGCTGGCCAAGGGGCAGACATGGACAGTGGACGGAACCGCGCAGGACCCTGTCTGA
- a CDS encoding metal-dependent hydrolase encodes MDNLTHSLVGALIGQAGLKKKTGLAMPALIIGANLPDVDAACFFWLEGTEHLAFRRGITHGPIALLLLPLVLTSLLWGWDRWQTSRGKRPAARLPVHFGWLYALGLIAALTHPALDWLNVYGIRLLEPFSSRWYYGDVLFIIDVWLWLLMGAGLWLSLRREKRGGDWQRLARNVLGLAALYIVANFGISQVDRMQNTSFVETISSPPPLAFWQRESIGVGGSGSFFRDGERVGNAPISSCDLAAARAQSSQVDAFLFWSRAPVLDRLDDGRWRLSDARYYPMQQGNFKVILPEGLCSEHPAR; translated from the coding sequence GTGGATAATCTTACCCACTCACTCGTCGGCGCGTTGATCGGGCAGGCGGGGCTGAAGAAAAAGACCGGCCTCGCAATGCCCGCGCTGATTATCGGTGCAAACCTGCCCGATGTGGATGCTGCGTGTTTCTTCTGGCTGGAAGGGACGGAACATCTCGCCTTCAGGCGCGGCATAACGCATGGGCCGATCGCGCTCTTACTGCTCCCATTGGTGCTGACCAGCCTCCTTTGGGGGTGGGACCGATGGCAAACCAGTCGCGGCAAACGCCCCGCAGCGCGGCTGCCCGTGCATTTTGGCTGGCTTTACGCACTTGGCCTTATCGCGGCTTTGACGCATCCCGCGCTCGATTGGCTGAATGTCTATGGCATCCGCCTGCTGGAGCCATTTTCGAGCCGTTGGTATTATGGCGATGTGCTGTTCATTATTGATGTGTGGCTATGGCTCTTGATGGGGGCGGGGCTGTGGCTGTCATTGCGGCGCGAAAAGCGCGGGGGTGACTGGCAGCGGCTGGCGCGCAATGTGCTGGGACTGGCTGCTCTTTATATCGTGGCGAACTTCGGAATTTCGCAGGTGGACAGGATGCAAAACACATCCTTTGTGGAGACGATAAGTTCCCCGCCGCCGCTGGCTTTCTGGCAGCGTGAGAGCATTGGCGTTGGCGGTTCCGGCAGCTTTTTCAGAGATGGGGAAAGGGTGGGCAATGCCCCGATTTCGTCCTGCGATCTTGCGGCAGCTCGCGCGCAAAGCAGCCAGGTCGATGCCTTCTTGTTCTGGAGCCGTGCGCCGGTGCTGGATCGACTGGACGATGGAAGATGGCGACTATCCGATGCGCGCTATTATCCGATGCAGCAGGGTAATTTCAAAGTAATCCTGCCCGAAGGTCTGTGTTCGGAACATCCCGCACGCTGA
- a CDS encoding serine hydrolase domain-containing protein, translated as MKKWVVGKLMLLLAVGGISFAMLDDDQRALIANMPTDRDVLFWPEETRNAAFRALDAFPALADARVIEAGEATYPLPDGAPLELGEFDLDAFMTSQNSAAIVVVHDGKVVLERYGLDFSAEGKWTSFSVAKSLTSTLVGAAIADGYIDSLDDPVSKYLPDMRGSAYDAVTIRQLLTMSSGVRWSEDYSDPQSDVARFPEHVPEDDGVDALIDYMRQLPREVEPGTRWLYNTGETNLIGVLVREATGKNLADYLSEKVWAPFGMEQDATWLLSSSGSEISGCCIQAATRDMARFGLFAMGGGMAGGKRVVPEGWFDEATRPAFETGRFDRGYAYQWWTYPGDAYAASGLFGQGIFVDPQRNLVIATNSNWRQSTGNDGSGAERNRFYAAVQAAIDVRRGKDGTRVGAPAEPMVR; from the coding sequence ATGAAGAAATGGGTGGTCGGCAAGCTTATGCTGTTGTTGGCGGTGGGCGGCATCAGCTTTGCCATGCTGGATGATGATCAGCGCGCACTCATCGCCAATATGCCGACAGACCGCGATGTGCTGTTCTGGCCTGAAGAGACGCGCAATGCCGCATTCCGTGCGCTCGACGCGTTCCCCGCGCTGGCTGATGCGCGGGTGATCGAAGCGGGCGAGGCAACCTATCCATTGCCCGATGGCGCACCGCTGGAGCTGGGCGAGTTTGATCTCGATGCCTTCATGACCTCGCAAAACAGTGCCGCCATCGTGGTTGTGCATGATGGCAAGGTCGTGCTGGAACGATACGGACTGGATTTCAGCGCCGAAGGCAAATGGACCAGCTTTTCTGTGGCTAAGAGCCTGACCTCTACCCTCGTCGGCGCAGCTATTGCCGATGGCTATATCGACAGCCTTGACGATCCGGTGAGCAAATATCTGCCCGACATGCGCGGTTCTGCTTATGACGCGGTAACAATCCGCCAACTTCTCACCATGAGTTCGGGTGTACGCTGGAGTGAGGATTATTCCGATCCCCAAAGCGATGTCGCACGTTTCCCCGAACATGTGCCCGAAGATGACGGCGTCGATGCGCTGATCGATTACATGCGCCAATTGCCACGCGAAGTGGAGCCGGGGACGCGCTGGCTGTATAACACCGGCGAAACCAACCTCATCGGCGTTCTGGTTCGCGAAGCGACGGGCAAGAACCTTGCTGATTATCTTTCCGAAAAGGTCTGGGCACCTTTTGGAATGGAGCAGGATGCGACGTGGCTGTTAAGTAGTTCCGGCAGCGAGATCTCCGGTTGCTGCATTCAGGCGGCCACGCGCGATATGGCGCGTTTTGGCCTGTTTGCGATGGGCGGGGGCATGGCTGGCGGAAAGCGCGTCGTGCCTGAAGGATGGTTTGACGAAGCAACACGGCCCGCCTTCGAAACGGGCCGTTTCGATAGGGGTTACGCCTATCAATGGTGGACCTACCCCGGCGATGCCTATGCCGCTAGCGGATTGTTCGGACAGGGAATTTTTGTCGATCCACAGCGCAATCTCGTGATTGCCACCAATTCCAACTGGCGCCAGTCCACGGGGAATGACGGGTCGGGCGCCGAGCGTAATCGCTTTTATGCGGCCGTTCAGGCCGCCATCGATGTACGCCGCGGCAAAGATGGCACACGTGTCGGTGCGCCGGCTGAACCCATGGTAAGGTGA
- a CDS encoding PilZ domain-containing protein: protein MSMHNTLGRYDIASQEDRSAPRTRIMIPAQLRASGNRAFQTVVNDLSLSGFSATALNRMHPGSICWMTLPGLESLQAEVVWWENGMAGCAFANLLSPIVHDNILARYRNDGAFKP from the coding sequence ATGAGCATGCATAACACGCTAGGCCGCTACGATATCGCATCGCAGGAAGACCGCAGCGCCCCGCGCACGCGGATCATGATCCCTGCGCAATTGCGCGCATCGGGCAACCGCGCCTTCCAGACGGTGGTGAACGATCTTTCGCTGTCGGGCTTTTCGGCAACAGCGCTGAACCGGATGCACCCCGGCTCGATCTGCTGGATGACCCTGCCCGGTCTCGAATCGCTTCAGGCTGAAGTCGTGTGGTGGGAAAACGGCATGGCGGGCTGCGCTTTTGCCAATTTGCTCAGCCCCATCGTGCATGACAATATTCTCGCCCGCTACCGCAATGACGGCGCCTTCAAGCCATAA
- the wecB gene encoding non-hydrolyzing UDP-N-acetylglucosamine 2-epimerase: MVELHPEPLVGTHSVTPVLLVIGTRPEAIKMLPVVRALRAVPGVDLKVVTTGQHRQMLDQVFAVFGEQPDIDLDLMTPGQSLGAITARVMREMEMLIAQHQPGLVLVHGDTTSAMAAGLAAFYAHVPLGHVEAGLRSHDIQRPWPEEYNRISIDAVADLLWAPTSIAAKNLHNERPEKRGTQRHIEVTGNSGIDALLHVAAGLKGDELASIDVTLDPAKKLVLVTGHRRESFGDGFARICDALVELAARGDTQIIYPVHLNPQVKNVVEARLGNTSAIHLIPPVDYVQMVAMMQAAHFILTDSGGIQEEAPALGKPVLVMRDVTERPEAVATGVAQLVGTEVDGIMAAATRLLSEPDHYERRAKKVFPYGDGSAAEKIARSVSQFLKAQQAAKEPAQ, translated from the coding sequence GTGGTCGAACTTCATCCAGAACCCCTCGTCGGCACCCATTCGGTGACCCCCGTCCTGCTCGTCATCGGCACGCGGCCCGAAGCGATCAAGATGCTCCCGGTCGTGCGCGCCTTGCGCGCGGTGCCCGGAGTGGATCTGAAGGTCGTCACGACCGGCCAGCATCGCCAGATGCTGGATCAGGTGTTTGCGGTCTTTGGCGAGCAACCCGATATCGACCTTGATCTGATGACACCGGGGCAATCCCTGGGTGCGATCACGGCGCGGGTCATGCGCGAAATGGAAATGCTGATCGCGCAGCACCAGCCCGGCCTCGTCTTGGTGCATGGCGATACGACCTCTGCCATGGCCGCCGGGCTTGCCGCTTTCTACGCACATGTGCCGCTCGGCCATGTCGAGGCAGGACTGCGCAGTCACGACATCCAGCGCCCTTGGCCAGAGGAATATAACCGCATTTCAATCGACGCCGTGGCCGATTTGCTGTGGGCACCCACCAGCATCGCGGCGAAAAATCTGCACAATGAACGCCCTGAGAAACGCGGCACGCAGCGCCACATCGAAGTCACCGGTAATTCGGGCATCGATGCGCTTCTGCATGTCGCCGCTGGACTGAAGGGCGATGAACTTGCGTCGATAGATGTCACGCTTGATCCGGCGAAGAAGCTGGTGCTTGTTACCGGCCACAGACGCGAAAGTTTTGGCGACGGTTTTGCCCGTATCTGCGATGCGCTGGTTGAACTCGCGGCGCGCGGCGATACGCAAATCATCTACCCTGTCCATCTCAATCCGCAGGTGAAGAATGTGGTCGAGGCGAGACTGGGCAATACCTCTGCAATCCACCTCATCCCCCCGGTTGATTATGTGCAGATGGTGGCGATGATGCAGGCAGCGCACTTCATTCTTACCGATAGCGGCGGCATCCAGGAAGAAGCTCCGGCGCTGGGTAAACCCGTGCTGGTAATGCGCGACGTGACAGAGCGGCCCGAGGCCGTAGCTACGGGCGTGGCGCAGCTTGTCGGCACCGAAGTCGATGGCATCATGGCGGCAGCAACGCGGCTTCTTTCAGAACCCGACCATTACGAACGTCGCGCCAAGAAGGTGTTTCCATACGGCGATGGCTCGGCAGCTGAAAAGATCGCGCGCTCAGTCAGCCAGTTTCTAAAGGCGCAGCAGGCCGCGAAGGAGCCGGCGCAATGA
- the wecC gene encoding UDP-N-acetyl-D-mannosamine dehydrogenase translates to MKICTVGLGYIGLPTAAMLASRGHEVIGLDVNETVVDAVNAGQAHFQEPDLQMLLSAAVDTGRLRATTTPEAADYFVIAVPTPMVNEGPDMAFVEAAARTIAPVLAKGNVVILESTSPVGSTERLAAIFAEERPDLMFPRYRDEDRVADVALCHCPERILPGQMLRELVSNDRIIGGLTMDCAQKAARLYQTFVMGTCYVTDSRVAELCKLSENAYRDVNIAFANELSIICDKLGTDVWQVRELANQHPRVNILMPGAGVGGHCIAVDPWFIVSSAPDEARLIRTARIVNDDKPHRVVEQIRVLADRFKVPTIACYGITYKPDVDDVRESPALEIVEQIAGIEGAQVLVVEPNLSALPASLAKHPNVRLVSSDEAREAADIVTFLVGHRQFKRLEGDSYLSKAVVDTTGMFSTRKARAVERD, encoded by the coding sequence ATGAAAATCTGCACCGTAGGGCTTGGCTACATCGGCCTGCCGACGGCTGCCATGCTGGCGAGCCGCGGGCACGAGGTGATCGGCCTCGATGTGAACGAAACCGTGGTCGATGCGGTCAATGCCGGGCAGGCGCATTTTCAGGAACCGGATCTCCAGATGTTACTGTCCGCTGCGGTGGATACAGGCCGCCTGCGCGCGACTACCACGCCCGAAGCCGCCGACTATTTTGTCATCGCTGTGCCGACACCAATGGTGAACGAAGGGCCGGACATGGCTTTTGTGGAAGCGGCCGCGCGCACGATTGCGCCGGTGCTGGCCAAGGGCAATGTGGTTATCCTTGAATCCACCTCTCCTGTCGGATCGACAGAGCGGCTGGCGGCGATTTTCGCAGAGGAACGCCCTGACCTCATGTTCCCGCGTTACCGCGATGAAGACCGCGTGGCGGACGTGGCGCTGTGCCATTGCCCCGAACGTATCCTGCCCGGACAAATGCTGCGCGAACTGGTCAGCAATGATCGCATCATCGGCGGGCTGACGATGGATTGCGCGCAAAAGGCGGCGCGGCTTTACCAGACCTTCGTGATGGGCACATGTTACGTTACTGACAGCCGCGTGGCGGAATTGTGCAAGCTTTCCGAAAACGCCTATCGCGACGTCAACATTGCTTTTGCCAATGAACTTTCGATCATCTGCGACAAGCTGGGCACCGATGTGTGGCAGGTGCGCGAATTGGCCAACCAGCATCCGCGCGTGAATATCCTCATGCCGGGCGCAGGGGTGGGCGGGCATTGCATCGCGGTCGATCCGTGGTTCATCGTTTCGAGCGCGCCCGATGAAGCGCGCCTGATCCGCACCGCGCGCATCGTCAACGATGACAAGCCGCACCGCGTGGTCGAACAGATCCGTGTGCTGGCCGACAGGTTCAAAGTGCCGACGATTGCCTGTTACGGCATCACCTACAAACCCGATGTGGACGACGTGCGCGAGAGCCCTGCCCTGGAAATCGTCGAGCAGATCGCGGGCATCGAGGGCGCGCAAGTGCTGGTGGTAGAGCCTAATCTGTCCGCCTTGCCCGCATCGCTCGCCAAGCACCCGAACGTGCGCCTCGTTTCTTCGGACGAGGCACGCGAAGCGGCCGATATCGTCACCTTCCTCGTCGGCCACCGCCAGTTCAAGCGGCTGGAAGGCGACAGCTATCTGTCAAAAGCCGTGGTCGATACCACGGGCATGTTCTCCACCCGCAAGGCGAGGGCGGTAGAGCGGGATTAA
- a CDS encoding SAM-dependent methyltransferase: protein MDAGQARGGQLLESGQRYGSEPGLLARIFAPAAARLLDRMDAGLARGTLCAILPDGASRKLGGRAAGFECEVTLHDWRGLLRVATNGSVGLYQAWDAGEWSSPDPVSMFALFVDNADVLGDMARAKGPWRWAAKALHALNRNTKQQAERNIHAHYDLGNDFYAAWLDRTMSYSSAYRVMDDDLEAAQKGKWDRLAQRIGTPETLLEIGCGWGALSGYFAEQGSSVDAISLSEAQLAWARQQYPDVQFIKQDYRDTTGMFDAIVSVEMVEALGREYWPTFMDCIARNLKPGGRAAIQFIALRDDLFDAYAKSADFIQAYVFPGGMLIRTSEFRRLAEERGLAWQDQEDFDLDYAETLRLWRERFDNAVETDALPAGFDRRFCDLWRFYLMYCEGGFRGGSITVSQVTLVKGRKQGA from the coding sequence ATGGACGCTGGTCAGGCAAGAGGTGGTCAGCTGCTCGAAAGCGGGCAGCGATACGGATCGGAACCAGGCCTGCTGGCGCGCATCTTTGCCCCGGCAGCAGCACGTCTGCTTGATCGAATGGATGCGGGGCTGGCGCGCGGCACGCTGTGTGCGATACTTCCCGATGGCGCCAGCCGCAAACTGGGTGGGCGCGCAGCAGGTTTTGAATGCGAAGTAACCCTGCACGATTGGCGCGGCTTGCTGCGCGTTGCGACCAATGGTTCGGTCGGTCTTTACCAGGCGTGGGACGCGGGCGAATGGTCCAGCCCCGATCCTGTCAGCATGTTTGCGCTGTTTGTCGATAATGCCGATGTGTTGGGTGATATGGCGAGGGCCAAGGGGCCGTGGCGCTGGGCGGCCAAGGCGCTGCACGCGCTAAACCGCAATACAAAGCAGCAGGCCGAGCGCAACATCCACGCGCATTACGATCTGGGCAATGATTTCTACGCCGCATGGCTTGATAGGACAATGAGCTATTCCAGCGCCTATCGCGTGATGGACGATGATCTGGAGGCTGCACAGAAGGGCAAGTGGGACCGGCTTGCACAGCGCATAGGCACGCCTGAAACCCTGCTGGAAATCGGCTGCGGCTGGGGCGCGCTTTCGGGTTATTTCGCCGAACAGGGCAGCAGCGTCGATGCCATCAGCCTGTCTGAAGCGCAATTGGCATGGGCCCGCCAGCAATATCCCGATGTACAGTTTATCAAGCAGGACTACCGCGATACAACCGGGATGTTCGATGCCATTGTCAGCGTGGAAATGGTGGAGGCTCTGGGCCGCGAATATTGGCCGACCTTCATGGATTGCATAGCGCGCAACCTCAAGCCCGGCGGACGGGCCGCGATCCAGTTCATCGCGCTAAGGGACGATCTGTTCGATGCTTACGCCAAGAGCGCGGATTTCATCCAGGCTTATGTCTTTCCCGGCGGTATGCTGATCCGCACAAGCGAATTTCGCCGTTTGGCAGAGGAGCGCGGCTTGGCATGGCAGGACCAGGAGGATTTTGACCTCGACTATGCCGAAACGCTCAGATTATGGCGCGAACGGTTTGACAATGCCGTCGAAACCGATGCCTTGCCAGCTGGATTTGATCGCCGCTTCTGTGATCTCTGGCGCTTTTACCTGATGTATTGCGAAGGCGGATTTCGCGGGGGAAGCATCACCGTCAGCCAGGTAACGTTAGTCAAAGGGCGGAAGCAGGGCGCATGA
- a CDS encoding cryptochrome/photolyase family protein has translation MTDPQIVWLRRDLRLRDHAAFTAAAQAGPVIPVYVLDDETPADGRYDRRMGGATRWRLHHALGRLSDDLGRHRSKLILRRGRAAEEICSLASETGAKTVHVLHHYEPWWVKAQDELGAALDLQLHDGNYLLPPGTVTTGSGTPYKIYTPFKNAMFKIIDGFDILPEPEISSPESWPESDDLAHWDLLPSKPDWAGGMREFWGDQHGTRAAMERFDTFLNVVFEYDDDRNLPADDATSRMSPHLHHGEVSPRMLWETMNRLRSDGATTFREELVWRDFAQNIICQFPCYTEESYRDGYDDAIWRNPNRGHLIAEELEAWKRGRTGYPIVDAGMRELWGAGWMHNRVRMITASFLIKHLLIDWRHGERWFWDTLVDADYGSNGTNWQWVSGTGVDSSMFVRIMAPLSQSEKFNAGDYIRKWVPELADLDDKAIHDPEAHGCRPDDYPAKLIGHGEARERALAAYRKNKS, from the coding sequence TTGACCGATCCGCAAATTGTCTGGCTGAGGCGCGACCTGCGCCTGAGAGATCATGCCGCTTTCACCGCTGCCGCGCAGGCGGGGCCAGTCATCCCTGTTTATGTTCTCGATGATGAGACGCCTGCGGACGGGCGTTATGACCGCCGGATGGGCGGGGCCACCCGCTGGAGGCTGCATCATGCGCTCGGACGACTTTCGGATGACCTTGGCCGGCACCGTTCCAAACTGATCCTGCGACGCGGCAGGGCTGCGGAGGAAATATGCAGCCTGGCCAGCGAAACCGGCGCGAAAACTGTTCACGTCCTGCATCATTACGAACCGTGGTGGGTCAAGGCGCAGGATGAATTGGGCGCGGCGCTGGACCTGCAATTGCACGATGGCAATTACCTGCTGCCACCCGGCACGGTGACGACGGGATCGGGCACTCCGTACAAAATTTATACTCCGTTCAAAAACGCGATGTTCAAGATCATCGACGGTTTCGACATCTTGCCTGAGCCGGAAATCAGCTCTCCTGAAAGCTGGCCCGAGAGCGATGACCTTGCGCATTGGGACTTGCTGCCAAGCAAGCCGGATTGGGCTGGGGGCATGCGAGAATTCTGGGGTGATCAGCACGGCACACGCGCCGCGATGGAGCGGTTTGACACCTTCCTCAATGTCGTTTTCGAATATGACGATGATCGCAATTTGCCTGCCGATGATGCGACCAGTCGCATGTCGCCGCACCTGCATCACGGCGAAGTCTCCCCACGCATGTTGTGGGAGACGATGAACCGGCTCCGCAGTGACGGCGCAACCACTTTTCGGGAAGAATTGGTATGGCGCGACTTTGCACAGAATATCATCTGCCAGTTCCCATGCTATACCGAGGAATCCTATCGGGATGGCTATGACGATGCCATCTGGCGCAATCCCAATCGCGGCCATCTGATTGCCGAGGAACTGGAGGCATGGAAGCGCGGGCGCACGGGTTATCCCATCGTCGATGCCGGAATGCGCGAATTGTGGGGCGCAGGCTGGATGCACAATCGCGTCCGCATGATTACCGCCAGCTTTCTCATCAAACATTTGCTGATCGATTGGCGGCACGGCGAGCGATGGTTCTGGGATACGCTGGTTGATGCCGATTACGGGTCCAATGGGACGAACTGGCAATGGGTTAGCGGAACCGGCGTCGATTCCAGCATGTTCGTCCGCATCATGGCCCCGCTCAGCCAGAGCGAGAAATTCAACGCGGGCGATTATATCCGTAAATGGGTGCCCGAACTCGCTGATCTGGACGACAAGGCGATCCATGATCCCGAGGCGCATGGCTGCAGGCCGGATGATTATCCCGCCAAATTGATCGGTCACGGGGAGGCACGCGAGCGAGCATTGGCGGCTTATCGGAAAAACAAGAGCTAG
- a CDS encoding SDR family NAD(P)-dependent oxidoreductase, giving the protein MAQSNAQKPFEGRNALVTGSSRGIGAATAVALAQKGAHVVITGRKVKDLESVEDAIHTVGGTATIAPLDLTDGESIGRLAQAIAERWEKLDFLVICAAQLPTLTPVTQIDAQQFNQALTLNVLATQALIAAFDPLLKRAEAGRIIGLTSSVGADPRPFWGAYGSTKAAFDNLLLSHAREVERISSMRVAIVDPGATRTAMRARAYPGEDPQTVKPPEAVGKRIAEMLEEDFSNRHRERVEISA; this is encoded by the coding sequence ATGGCCCAAAGCAACGCCCAGAAGCCTTTCGAGGGCCGCAACGCTCTCGTCACCGGATCAAGCCGCGGAATCGGCGCAGCCACTGCCGTTGCGCTGGCACAAAAGGGTGCCCATGTCGTCATCACCGGGCGCAAGGTGAAGGATCTTGAAAGCGTAGAGGATGCGATCCACACGGTTGGTGGGACTGCCACGATCGCGCCTCTTGACCTCACAGATGGCGAATCCATCGGACGGCTGGCGCAGGCAATCGCTGAACGGTGGGAAAAGCTCGATTTTCTTGTCATTTGCGCAGCACAATTGCCTACGCTGACCCCCGTCACGCAGATCGACGCGCAGCAATTCAATCAGGCGTTGACGTTGAATGTGCTCGCCACGCAGGCTTTGATTGCCGCATTTGATCCGCTGCTGAAGCGGGCAGAGGCGGGGCGTATCATCGGTCTGACAAGCTCTGTCGGCGCAGACCCTCGCCCCTTCTGGGGCGCATATGGTTCGACCAAGGCGGCGTTTGACAATTTGCTGTTATCACATGCGAGGGAAGTGGAGCGGATTTCCAGCATGCGAGTTGCCATTGTTGATCCAGGTGCAACCCGCACTGCGATGCGCGCCCGCGCCTATCCCGGTGAAGACCCGCAAACAGTCAAACCGCCTGAAGCGGTGGGAAAACGCATTGCTGAAATGCTGGAGGAGGACTTCTCCAACCGCCACCGCGAAAGAGTGGAAATTTCCGCTTAA